gacgaacggacggacgaacagacccacaaaccagaaaacataatgcccctctaccatcctagatggggcataaaaacaaagaaagtatttgtatttgaataCTATATAGAGCAACTTTTACACAATGTAAAAGATATGGGACAAAGAATCTATATGGACAACAGGGACTAAACTAAACTAAGTTTGTGACCTTGATTGTTAAGCTAGAGATTTAAATCTTTCAAGCTATGTACCTAACCTGAAAGTTTTACACTCCAAGTAAATCTCATTAACACCATAGGGGTAGACCAGATAAAAACAAGACACAAAAAGTGACAGACAAACTTAGTTTTTACTTAAGATAATGATATGGCAATACCatagtaaaacataaaaaaaaatacaagcaTACATCATATCTAATACCAGTATCTAACAAACACTTGAACTAAgcaaataaacaattaacaaaaaacaattaagcAAGTTAAAATCTGACATGCTTAAACTTTTAGTGCATAGAATTAGATTTATACACAAAATCATGCTAGGCACCACTGCTTTAATCTGgatctttttaaatatgaatttccATGCAATCATTGTTAGGACTGCTTTAATTCTACCTGTCTTTCTTCCTGTAAAATCTCAGCTATTTTCTCTTCTTTTCTATGTAATTTTTCCTTGTCACGTTCTTCAAAAGTGAAAGGTTGAGGAACAGTGGTTTTGTGATTAAGCTTGGGTTGAAATGGCACACCCACATAAGGGACAGGACGACTCTTTACATGTTCTTCCTAAATTAGTATAAACAGTCAAATCAATTTCAATTCTTATTGATTTCAGAAAACcattataaatgtaatgttgTCAGTTGTACAGCTTCAATTTCTAAATGACCTTTTCATAATAGCAGAATAAGCAATTTACTTATCTGATGATGCACAACTAacaacatttacatttttaataggtgaatatgaatatataatgtaaaaaagatgAAACTGAACTGGTATGTATAGAAAATTTCAGATTGAATTTCGTGAATTTCATTATTAGAATGTCttgatatgacaaaataaattttggcCTTTAAACCATCAAGGCatccatttttaaaaagaagttaCACATTTCTAATAAATTTCTGAAGTTGAACGCAATAAAGCAAGCCAGAATTAATTATTCCCAAAAAGTTCCCATACATATCCAGTGCAGTTTGTTCTTTAAGTCAAGTGTTTATTATCTAACCATTCTTTCTTCATGCAGAACCTGTTCTGTTTTGGCTGCCTTCTCAGCCATACGTGATTTGTCCCGTTCCTCAAACCCAAATGGTTCAGGAACGGTACTTTTATGACTCAATGCTGGTTGGAATGGTATACCACTATGGGGAATTTTCCTTCTACTGTATGATTTGTTTGTctgaaaattaacttttgtcagTTGAAGCCACATGATAAGACATTACATTACATCTGCAGGACATTTTCATCCTTTGAAGACACTCATcattatgtcatgtatgtatggTTTTCTAGTTTCAGTTTATTATGTCTTTTTCTTCTTTagatcttttttttatcatgtgtatttttttcacttaatatttgtcttttaataGTAAGACAAATGTAAGCATCTTAtacctaattttttttacctaGTCAGATAGAACTGCAACAGATATACAATTTgccttgaagtcataaaacaTTCGTGTCAGTTTTTTGTACTCATACTCCAAAATCATGcttgaaacatgaaatccagcattttgattggttgttttTGGAGTAAGAGTACAAAAAACTGacttgaaagttttatgaccgcaaggTCAGATCTCCATTTAATTTCGAGTGTTAAGTGTATGTTAACTTCATTTATGGTAGTTGTTTTTTTGACATACTAGTCTCATTATAGTATATAAAATTGGTTTATGTATTGATATTAGTCATCATATGTCTCAGGAAATATGTGTAGAACTGTATAACTCAAGATCAGAAAATAAAGAAGATCAGAAACTAaagtttattgtgttttttttgtgtataaaattaaatagatgaactcatctttatttaaaccttgtatatgtatttacatttaaaaaaaaattggtatcatattttaattatggaatCTGAAAAGGATTGGCTGCATCAAGTCTTAAATAAAACCCACTTAGGGCTATTCCATTTAAACATAGATCAACCCCCAGGAAGGCATTTTGAAACCACTTCTAGTGGTGGGTGCccttttcaaagttttgatgAGGACAATccttcaaaatttgtaaaaatgcttCTCTGGGTGGCTGCCCTATAGTCATAGTGCCTTCCTGGGGGTTGATGTATGTTTAAATGGAATAGCCCTTAATGGATAGTCTTAATGGACCCACAGGCCCAGCATTGTAAATTTGCTCTTGTGTctgtaaaaatcatatctacCACGTCTACAGGCCAACAGAATCTCTctaaatttttaccaaaaattgaCTTCTGGGCCTGTGAAGACTGGGGTTTATCTGTGGGTTACAATGTAAATTATTCCTAAATGCAACACTTTATAGATTATGTATATTGTGTATATTATTGTTTACTTCATACCTCTGGTTCTTCAGGAACTTCTATAGGCATTCTTACTCTGTGTTTTAAAGCAAATGCTGGAGAATGAGGTACTGTCACTGGTTTAGCCCTCACTTCCTTCAATCCCTACAATATACAAACAGAACTATTTATAGGtctcttttataaaaaaaattaaggataAACAATAACCATTTgaaatcaactttttttattaaagaaaataataatctaTTTCTACAAAAGATGAAATATGAAAGGAAATACTAACTAAACCTCTTATTCTAAATTagctaaaattattattttattttttagacaagAACTATTTGTGATCAATCATTTAATAGTTTTATGTTctagttttaatatttaacaatgtttaaaaaaagatatatgtcAAACCCCAGCATACTGTATTTTTTCAAAGACCTACCACAGGCCCTTCAAGTATATCTTTAGGAACAGGCTGTGCATGAAACTCATATTTTTCTTCCTTCTTTTCTATGGACTTGTTTTGGTTACGTTTGAGACCTTCTAGATTAAATTCCTctatttgtgttgttggtttAGAGGGAACTTTTCTAACCCCTGTTGCTGGGTTCTGCAAGATTTTCTGGTTTACAGGATGAGCTTTGAATTGATTTCTAAAAGAAGAATAAATTTCACTGACAATAAATCAAAGTGCACACATTCAAGTGTCTAGCGTTCAAGGGTCAAACACcaagacatatttttgtttcttctaTTCGTACATGGTCTACGCACACTACATTAAGGATTAAAAGCAAAGAGTAATCGACTTGTAGTTAGAATAATGTTTCTGGGTACAGTGACACATCTTCTTGTGGACTGTGACCTTGTGAAGTAAAAACATGTTTGtcaagaaaaaacacaattagtATTCAAATAACATTAACATGTTCACATCTTGAATAGCTTCTTATTTGCTGATGGACTTTAAACAGACATCAACCACAAAGTATCACTTTaacttaacattaaaaaaaaatccatgcaTATAATGTCAAGTTCAGTTGAGCTCTGCCATAAGAAATTTACCCATGGCATACATTCACACTATATATTTAACCTATTGCATATTGTACATGAGATACCGACATTAACTTTaagcatgaaaatgaggtcagaaTCAGACAAAACCTGCCTGAcagacattttattttatgtatctGTATGTTGTTGTCGCAAGGGAGACTAAACCTAGTAAGGAAAACACATAATTCATTGCATTGGTTGAAACCTATAAATAATTTTTCTCTCTCCCATGCATAAATATAGATTAATTGCTATTTATATACCTTTTCATTTCTTCCACTTCTTGTTCCTCTATCTCTTGTTGACTAGGTATATGTTGTGGACGTGATCTAGAACGGGATACCAGCTGTGGAGTAACTGGTACCGTCATGACGGGAGTAGATCCTTTCTTTGTCACTGGTTCTCTTCCTGctgtataatttaaaaaggcTGTTTGATAAAACATAGTGACAGGAAACTTGCACATTaccaattaaaaataattttcaagtttaaaactaaatgttattttcatgtgACTTTTTGAGATGTTTATTTCATGGAACTGTCCGAATAAAAATGTAATGCACTGAAGGTTTAGGTATGAAAGAAAGCATGTATACTTTTCATTACTTCTTGAGAGAACAAATAAACTACatctaaaattgtttttgtacacctgtaaaataaaattgaacaaCTGCAATACTTCTCATTGTAAACAACTTTTATGCTTTATGTTTCTCAATTTATTATGTCATCATACTGATATTCTCCAATTGAAGCTATTTGCTGATGTTTTCCTTAAAACACACATaggaatatttttacaataacaGAGTGTTTTTATATACCTCTTGGTTTTGACCTAAATCTGTCTGGAGTTTGTTTCTCAAATGCCCGTAGTTTTTCTGCTGTTGAATGGTAGGAATCATTTAAAGCTTCGGTTGACtgacttatttttcttttcctgCTCTCTGTTAGATTGAATGGCTTGGGACATGTGATTCCCTTATTGACTTGTGACTGGTGAGTCTGAAATAGATATAACGCAACAGCTAAAGGTATGGAGTGCTTAGTTACAACAGCAATACAATGGTTCAGTTACAAACATTATATGAACTAAAATAATACCTAACACATTATAAAGAGGTGCATTCAATTGCAAAATGTGTAAtcactttttaaatttagacAATCTAAATGTGTTAGAGCAAATAAGGCCTTAGTTTTTATGTATAGATGAGAAATATTAAACAAACTaacttaattataatctttatataaaccctattaaaagtaaatacataaattgaaaaatgcaCATTATATATTACTATTCTATTCTTATATTGTAAAGATGTGTATTGTAGTGTATATTACAGACATATTTACAACTAAACCAGCTGATAATAAAAACATGTGCTTACAGTAGGTTTATTTGCTTCTGACCGGAGTGTTCTAACATAATCTACAGGACTGGTAGACTGTATTTCAGTCTGCTGGTTCTTTAGTCTGTTATCTGTTTGAAATCTAAACTCATGTGGTTGTGTAGGTTTAGATTTAGAATGAGCAGGAGCATAACTTGGAGCTTCTACAGCCTTCTTGTAGCTCTCTTGGTTTTGTTTCAATTGTTTAGAAAGTTTCTGTCTAAATTGTGCAATAGTTTCTAATTCTTTCTGTTCTGTGTTTTTCACCATTGCAGCTTTGATAACTGGGTTGCGTCTGTAAGATAAAGggcttaaaatataatacaagaaAAGTACTCAATATTTTCCATTTTCCATAATTAGTAAAAACTAATTCTATACAATAGCCAATTGAGTAACATAAAATATCAACGATCTCCAAGTTTCTCAATCCTCTGCACATGATAAAACTTGAATAGAAAACctccaattattttttttacttagtATTGAAAATACATACTTCATTGTTGTGTATCATCTGAAAACATGAATATACTTAATACTTTCCCCACCTTTGGGAATACATATAACTTACTTTAAGCAGGTGGGTGTGGTTGGCATGGTTAACTTCTTCAGTTCTGGTTCTTTTGTGTCCACTGATCTGCGAGGGCTGTTTGGAACAGGTATGGAAGAGACTGATCTTGTCCTCTGAGGAACTCTCTTGGCCCCTGCACTAGTATTGAGAGTTGGATTACCTGCTTTACCTATCATAGGTTTGCCATTAGGAGCAGGTAATCTAGAGAAAGATCCTGATCGTTTGATGTTACCATTCTGGATGTTGGCCACAGATCGGCGTAGTTTCTTTGGATCTACTTCACTcctgttttataaaatgaattaaaaaaaataaggcacTACTCCTAAATGAAATATACTTCTGTATGAAGAATGTTGAAACATATCTTGCAAAGGTTTGATGTGtgtaaatcttaattttttttttttacaacatgtattattatgcatattacacattttacaaagaaatacatgtacaactttTTGTTCTCGAGAAGTAGTGGTccaaagttttgccaaataaaattttatgacaaaGGACAAACACAACtttgatattttgacaataaataatAGTAACGACCAGCAGATTTACTTCAAGGACcatcactgaaaaaa
This is a stretch of genomic DNA from Mytilus trossulus isolate FHL-02 chromosome 6, PNRI_Mtr1.1.1.hap1, whole genome shotgun sequence. It encodes these proteins:
- the LOC134722195 gene encoding targeting protein for Xklp2 homolog isoform X1 codes for the protein MEDPKNMDCSWEFNAPQFVDFSTACDDEDVDRWFDVDHENEKDDDDICNGVDVIEDAEQEIEKLEDTPKQEARRLTRSMCHTPVNEKGLPEVSDESKDQTEKQKTGKLNDSLPSNLCTLSGWKKRTKSRTDQQPEVKRKSPPQLKKGLQDSKQKAVKRQNRSLEGTQKSEVDPKKLRRSVANIQNGNIKRSGSFSRLPAPNGKPMIGKAGNPTLNTSAGAKRVPQRTRSVSSIPVPNSPRRSVDTKEPELKKLTMPTTPTCLKRNPVIKAAMVKNTEQKELETIAQFRQKLSKQLKQNQESYKKAVEAPSYAPAHSKSKPTQPHEFRFQTDNRLKNQQTEIQSTSPVDYVRTLRSEANKPTTHQSQVNKGITCPKPFNLTESRKRKISQSTEALNDSYHSTAEKLRAFEKQTPDRFRSKPRAGREPVTKKGSTPVMTVPVTPQLVSRSRSRPQHIPSQQEIEEQEVEEMKRNQFKAHPVNQKILQNPATGVRKVPSKPTTQIEEFNLEGLKRNQNKSIEKKEEKYEFHAQPVPKDILEGPVGLKEVRAKPVTVPHSPAFALKHRVRMPIEVPEEPETNKSYSRRKIPHSGIPFQPALSHKSTVPEPFGFEERDKSRMAEKAAKTEQVLHEERMAREFRAKPLPNPSPDNLPTKQTKPATKLEPFHLDTDCRLNRSEERKRQIEEELHPKVQFKARPPEVLRKEPFIPEKSTKPLTDISEFSLNTEKRAYNREGFEMHKKSKEAEIEAVKRRIEKEKEEEEQMAIAKLRAEMVHKSNPVKKYTNVEVQPSDKPVTYAMSPKFETDRRLRSKVRV
- the LOC134722195 gene encoding targeting protein for Xklp2 homolog isoform X2, encoding MEDPKNMDCSWEFNAPQFVDFSTACDDEDVDRWFDVDHENEKDDDDICNGVDVIEDAEQEIEKLEDTPKQEARRLTRSMCHTPVNEKGLPEVSDESKDQTEKQKTGKLNDSLPSNLCTLSGWKKRTKSRTDQQPEVKRKSPPQLKKGLQDSKQKAVKRQNRSLEGTQKSEVDPKKLRRSVANIQNGNIKRSGSFSRLPAPNGKPMIGKAGNPTLNTSAGAKRVPQRTRSVSSIPVPNSPRRSVDTKEPELKKLTMPTTPTCLKRNPVIKAAMVKNTEQKELETIAQFRQKLSKQLKQNQESYKKAVEAPSYAPAHSKSKPTQPHEFRFQTDNRLKNQQTEIQSTSPVDYVRTLRSEANKPTTHQSQVNKGITCPKPFNLTESRKRKISQSTEALNDSYHSTAEKLRAFEKQTPDRFRSKPRAGREPVTKKGSTPVMTVPVTPQLVSRSRSRPQHIPSQQEIEEQEVEEMKRNQFKAHPVNQKILQNPATGVRKVPSKPTTQIEEFNLEGLKRNQNKSIEKKEEKYEFHAQPVPKDILEGPVGLKEVRAKPVTVPHSPAFALKHRVRMPIEVPEEPEEEHVKSRPVPYVGVPFQPKLNHKTTVPQPFTFEERDKEKLHRKEEKIAEILQEERQAREFRAKPLPNPSPDNLPTKQTKPATKLEPFHLDTDCRLNRSEERKRQIEEELHPKVQFKARPPEVLRKEPFIPEKSTKPLTDISEFSLNTEKRAYNREGFEMHKKSKEAEIEAVKRRIEKEKEEEEQMAIAKLRAEMVHKSNPVKKYTNVEVQPSDKPVTYAMSPKFETDRRLRSKVRV